A single window of Rhodococcus jostii RHA1 DNA harbors:
- a CDS encoding type I restriction enzyme subunit R domain-containing protein codes for MKRASKKLRTFVEGNEHAIRLKAEIMVDHFHSQVIAKHKLGGQARSMVVTSSISRCIEYFHAISTYLADCKSPYKAIVAFSGEHEYKGIKVTEVSLNGFPSKDIADHIQEDPNRILVVADKFQTGYDEPLLHTMYVDKTLSGVKAVQTLSRLNRAHPAKRDAFVLDFANDAEGIERAFAPYYRTTVLSQETDPNKLHDLVSELNGFAVYTQESVDKFVKLYLAGAERDQLDPILDTCVAEYLEMPEEEDQVTFKGSAKAFARTYNFLSTVMPFGVAAWEKLSIFLDHLVPKLPAPREDDLSAGILETIDMESYRLEKREVMRIALADEEGAVEPVPASSGGHITEPELDRLSAILQSFNDLFGNIPWTDEDRVQHLITEEIPRKVAEDEAYQNAKMNNDPANARVEHDRALARVMLALVSDDTELFKQFSDNDGFKRWLSDATFRSTYGKIA; via the coding sequence GTGAAGCGCGCGTCGAAGAAGCTGCGTACCTTCGTGGAGGGCAATGAGCACGCGATCCGCCTCAAAGCCGAGATCATGGTCGATCATTTCCACAGCCAGGTCATCGCCAAGCACAAGCTCGGGGGCCAGGCACGCTCGATGGTGGTAACCAGCAGCATCTCGCGCTGCATCGAATACTTCCACGCGATCAGCACCTACCTCGCCGACTGCAAGAGCCCTTATAAGGCGATCGTCGCGTTCTCCGGCGAGCATGAGTACAAGGGCATCAAGGTCACAGAAGTAAGCCTCAACGGTTTTCCTTCCAAGGACATCGCCGACCACATCCAGGAAGATCCGAACCGAATCCTCGTCGTCGCGGACAAGTTCCAAACCGGCTATGACGAGCCGCTGCTCCACACAATGTACGTCGATAAGACTTTGTCGGGTGTGAAGGCAGTCCAGACGCTGTCACGACTCAATCGCGCCCATCCGGCAAAGCGCGATGCATTCGTGCTCGATTTCGCTAACGACGCGGAGGGCATCGAGCGGGCATTCGCACCGTATTACCGAACGACCGTCCTTAGTCAGGAGACGGATCCCAACAAGCTCCACGACCTGGTCTCCGAGCTGAACGGCTTCGCCGTTTACACGCAAGAGAGCGTGGACAAATTCGTCAAACTCTACCTCGCGGGTGCCGAACGCGACCAGCTCGACCCAATCCTCGACACCTGCGTGGCCGAGTACCTCGAGATGCCGGAGGAAGAGGACCAGGTCACCTTCAAGGGCAGCGCGAAGGCCTTCGCGCGGACCTACAACTTCCTCTCTACGGTCATGCCCTTTGGTGTAGCTGCATGGGAGAAACTATCGATCTTCCTCGACCACCTCGTGCCGAAGCTCCCTGCGCCGCGTGAGGACGACCTATCGGCCGGCATCCTTGAAACCATCGACATGGAGTCCTACCGCCTTGAGAAGCGGGAAGTCATGAGGATTGCCCTGGCTGACGAGGAGGGTGCTGTCGAACCCGTGCCAGCCTCGAGCGGGGGTCACATAACCGAGCCGGAGCTAGACCGTCTGTCGGCGATCCTCCAGTCCTTCAACGACCTCTTCGGCAACATACCTTGGACCGACGAAGACCGAGTCCAGCACCTCATCACCGAAGAGATCCCACGCAAGGTCGCTGAAGATGAGGCCTATCAGAACGCGAAGATGAACAACGACCCGGCAAATGCTCGCGTTGAGCACGACCGAGCGCTGGCTCGCGTCATGCTCGCACTCGTCTCGGATGATACTGAACTCTTCAAGCAGTTCAGCGACAACGATGGCTTTAAGCGGTGGTTGTCCGACGCGACTTTCCGATCGACGTACGGGAAAATCGCCTGA
- a CDS encoding sigma-70 family RNA polymerase sigma factor → MITVDRYDGFDGQVLLHGGYVWITREDLAPSVALAFATAPRRLPISEIGEVRLTGGTTSEFGIVYIIERGFDLDVWSDRRGKIGHPDAVRYYAGSNDAFEQLARSLRALDVTVVVRASPVERVVEGLDGVPVEPVYRPPMPQAPKPAAHSQTGLQQKGAAEQEGAPQPTRSSKQAAPRPKPGVVDNASNSKTALPPELDDGDPGAEAATDVDEYETVDSIRAYSKSIKKRSLLVSGDESELAERIEAGLYAAYLLKEAEDAGEKLSDQRHRDLHRVCRDGQHAKRRFLEANLRLVVSIARRYQGRGLDLLDLVQEGNLGLIRAVEKFDYKTGFKFSTYATWWIRQAITRALADQSRVIRIPVHMVEQIDQLGKERARLTKETGREPTPSELATALDTTIEHIGDLEKYDQRVLSLDVLTDNAEHDGLDFEDDLAVVAEEVAERRRFYETLESVLSPLSERDAQVIRLRYGLTGSDPYTLDEIGKIYGVTRERIRQIESKLLKAMKEESVADILRPFYDSL, encoded by the coding sequence ATGATCACAGTCGATCGGTACGACGGCTTCGACGGGCAGGTACTACTGCATGGCGGGTACGTCTGGATAACACGGGAAGATCTCGCGCCGTCAGTGGCGTTGGCATTTGCCACTGCGCCGCGGCGATTGCCGATTTCGGAGATCGGTGAAGTACGGCTCACGGGCGGAACAACTTCCGAGTTTGGAATTGTCTACATCATCGAGCGGGGTTTCGACCTCGACGTGTGGTCGGACAGGCGAGGCAAGATTGGTCATCCCGACGCCGTGCGTTACTACGCCGGCTCGAATGACGCGTTCGAGCAGCTGGCTCGTTCGCTCAGGGCGCTCGACGTCACCGTCGTCGTTCGGGCTTCCCCTGTCGAGCGCGTGGTCGAAGGGCTCGATGGAGTCCCTGTCGAGCCTGTGTATCGTCCTCCAATGCCGCAGGCACCCAAGCCCGCGGCACATTCGCAAACAGGGCTGCAGCAGAAGGGCGCTGCGGAGCAAGAGGGTGCACCGCAACCCACGCGATCGTCGAAGCAGGCAGCTCCGCGTCCAAAACCGGGTGTCGTCGACAACGCGAGCAACAGCAAGACTGCCCTTCCTCCCGAATTGGACGACGGCGATCCGGGTGCAGAGGCGGCCACCGACGTCGACGAGTATGAGACTGTCGATTCGATTCGCGCGTATTCGAAGTCGATCAAGAAGCGCTCCCTACTCGTGTCGGGAGACGAATCCGAGCTCGCGGAGCGGATCGAGGCCGGGCTCTATGCGGCTTATCTCCTGAAGGAGGCCGAGGACGCCGGCGAAAAGTTGTCCGACCAGCGACACCGCGACCTGCATCGGGTGTGTCGTGACGGACAGCATGCAAAGAGGCGGTTCCTCGAGGCGAACTTGCGGTTGGTCGTATCGATCGCTCGTCGGTACCAGGGCAGGGGACTCGATCTTCTCGATCTCGTTCAAGAAGGCAACCTGGGATTGATCAGGGCCGTCGAGAAGTTCGACTACAAGACCGGATTCAAGTTCTCGACCTACGCGACGTGGTGGATTCGGCAGGCGATCACTCGTGCCTTGGCCGACCAGTCCAGAGTCATTCGAATTCCGGTGCACATGGTCGAGCAGATCGACCAGCTGGGCAAGGAGCGTGCGCGCCTGACGAAGGAGACCGGGCGGGAGCCGACGCCGAGCGAGCTCGCGACTGCGCTGGACACCACAATCGAACACATCGGTGATCTGGAAAAGTACGACCAACGGGTGCTGAGTCTTGATGTGCTCACCGACAATGCTGAACACGACGGGCTCGATTTCGAGGACGACCTGGCCGTCGTTGCAGAAGAAGTCGCTGAGCGGAGACGTTTCTACGAAACGCTGGAATCGGTGCTTTCGCCGCTGTCCGAGCGGGACGCCCAGGTCATCCGACTCCGGTACGGGCTTACAGGATCGGATCCGTACACCCTCGATGAGATCGGAAAGATCTATGGTGTTACACGAGAACGAATCCGGCAGATCGAGTCCAAGTTGCTGAAAGCAATGAAAGAGGAGTCAGTCGCAGACATCCTGCGACCCTTCTACGACTCACTGTGA
- a CDS encoding ParA family protein, producing MTHVVATINLKGGVGKTTTTAALGEMLSGEFGQRVLLIDLDPQTNLTMMMIGESRWGELDSQSLTLAALFEGAMSAGGSAFEFDVSSIIQRAVSPLRKVRTVDLLPSSLKMIGLQERIAGAGFVSNDSTGILLRALKPVIDQYDYVLIDCPPNLETITLNGLRCADAYIIPTIPDVMSTYGIGPVQERIAQFGERWGRPIVELGVVITKYRKASPVHRNTVDDLNRRRDITMVFPSLIPEANQIAAAAEYADFGTLRQKYGAEGQFTALRDLAQDFMATAKVRLGWA from the coding sequence ATGACGCACGTGGTCGCGACCATCAACCTCAAGGGTGGGGTGGGGAAGACTACGACCACGGCTGCCCTCGGTGAGATGCTGTCCGGCGAGTTCGGGCAACGGGTACTGCTCATCGACCTCGACCCTCAGACCAACCTGACGATGATGATGATTGGGGAGAGTCGCTGGGGCGAGCTCGACTCGCAGAGCCTCACCTTGGCGGCATTGTTCGAGGGGGCGATGTCAGCTGGCGGCAGCGCCTTCGAGTTCGACGTATCGAGCATCATCCAGCGTGCCGTGTCGCCGTTGCGCAAGGTGCGGACGGTGGATCTCCTTCCGTCCTCGCTGAAAATGATTGGTCTGCAGGAAAGGATCGCGGGAGCAGGGTTCGTGTCGAATGACTCGACGGGCATCCTCCTGCGCGCACTGAAGCCCGTCATCGATCAATACGACTACGTACTGATCGACTGCCCACCGAACCTCGAGACCATCACACTCAACGGATTACGTTGCGCGGATGCGTACATCATTCCCACCATCCCCGATGTGATGTCGACCTACGGGATCGGTCCGGTTCAGGAACGGATCGCGCAATTTGGCGAGCGCTGGGGACGGCCAATCGTCGAACTGGGTGTGGTGATCACCAAGTACCGGAAGGCGTCGCCGGTCCACCGAAACACGGTTGACGACCTGAACCGGAGAAGGGACATCACGATGGTGTTTCCATCCCTGATCCCGGAGGCGAATCAGATTGCGGCGGCTGCAGAGTATGCGGACTTCGGCACTCTCCGACAGAAGTACGGAGCGGAAGGTCAGTTCACCGCACTACGGGATCTGGCACAGGATTTCATGGCTACGGCAAAGGTGAGGTTGGGATGGGCGTAG
- a CDS encoding DEAD/DEAH box helicase family protein: MTAFTVAAERLELRAWQQEALDAWNAAGRRAVVEAVTGTGKTTLGIVAAAEALSRGLSVLVVVPGIDLLDQWHRAIREALPGRRVGRRGAGSSDSFANSDILVSTVQSAIQHNAPTPTRQALLVADEVHRYGALTFSRLLTDEFTERLGLTATFERTDDGVEQHLLPYFEAVISGCDYDRGHRDGILAPVRVMLVAVPFSEAEQGAYSELDETAKRERGNLIHKYGCAGEPFGEFMREVQQLSEGGADRATWAARNYLRAFSQRRALLAAATGKLETVRELGGVLAQTGRSILFSETKESSRAAAEVLLEEGVLAAPYTSDLSRTDRTTLLGAFKSGAMKALVAPKVLDEGVDVPEADVGVILASSKSRRQMIQRMGRIIRPKQDGRHASFLVLFAKGSAEDPELGAHGTFLEQLTGIASELITVDADQAADVLRDWLGGVESFDGLSVDSSDAVYRETAERLVGEADSVEPAAVTLGSAGSELRAVLSRVAENPRADDLDIVLTGLSVLEPDQVGVVILRFGLGGHRPMSQTEVAATLALTAVDVGRMESTAMSRLEKPDVADVLANLL, from the coding sequence GTGACGGCATTCACGGTTGCCGCCGAACGCCTCGAGCTGCGCGCGTGGCAACAGGAAGCGCTCGATGCGTGGAATGCAGCGGGTCGCCGTGCGGTGGTCGAAGCGGTGACCGGCACGGGTAAGACCACGCTCGGTATCGTCGCCGCCGCAGAGGCGCTGTCTCGCGGATTGTCGGTGCTGGTGGTGGTTCCCGGCATAGACCTCCTCGACCAGTGGCATCGGGCAATTCGGGAGGCGTTGCCGGGTCGTCGTGTCGGTCGTCGTGGTGCCGGGTCGTCGGATAGTTTTGCGAACAGCGACATCCTCGTGAGCACTGTGCAATCCGCGATCCAGCACAATGCGCCCACGCCGACTCGTCAGGCATTGTTGGTCGCGGACGAGGTCCACCGGTACGGCGCCCTGACTTTCTCACGTCTACTCACCGATGAGTTCACCGAACGGTTGGGACTCACCGCCACATTCGAGCGCACCGATGACGGCGTCGAACAACATCTTCTGCCGTACTTCGAGGCTGTCATCTCGGGATGCGACTATGACCGAGGACACCGCGATGGCATTCTCGCCCCGGTCCGGGTGATGTTGGTTGCCGTACCCTTCTCGGAGGCGGAACAGGGCGCCTACTCCGAGCTCGACGAAACGGCGAAGCGTGAGCGCGGCAACCTGATCCACAAGTACGGCTGCGCGGGGGAACCCTTCGGCGAATTCATGCGCGAGGTACAGCAACTCAGCGAAGGCGGCGCTGATCGCGCCACGTGGGCGGCCAGGAATTACCTACGTGCGTTCTCGCAGCGACGTGCACTGCTCGCCGCTGCAACAGGAAAACTCGAGACGGTTCGGGAGCTCGGGGGCGTGCTGGCACAGACCGGACGCAGCATCCTGTTCTCCGAGACCAAGGAATCGTCGCGTGCGGCTGCGGAGGTGCTTCTCGAGGAAGGCGTGCTTGCGGCGCCGTATACGAGTGACCTGTCCCGAACCGACCGCACCACGCTACTGGGTGCGTTCAAGAGCGGGGCAATGAAGGCCTTGGTCGCCCCGAAGGTGTTGGACGAAGGTGTCGACGTTCCGGAAGCTGATGTGGGCGTCATCCTCGCCAGCAGCAAGAGTCGGCGGCAGATGATCCAGCGGATGGGTCGCATCATTCGTCCGAAGCAGGACGGCCGACACGCGTCCTTCCTCGTACTGTTCGCCAAGGGGAGTGCGGAGGACCCGGAATTGGGTGCTCACGGCACGTTTCTCGAACAGCTGACGGGTATCGCGTCCGAGCTGATCACCGTCGACGCGGATCAGGCGGCGGACGTTCTCCGTGATTGGCTCGGTGGGGTCGAGTCGTTCGACGGATTGTCTGTGGATTCGTCCGACGCCGTTTATCGGGAAACTGCTGAGCGACTGGTGGGGGAGGCAGACTCTGTGGAGCCCGCGGCGGTCACTCTCGGTTCTGCCGGCTCTGAGCTGCGGGCTGTCCTGAGCCGAGTCGCGGAGAACCCGCGCGCCGACGACCTCGATATCGTGTTGACAGGATTGTCGGTGCTCGAACCGGACCAAGTTGGTGTCGTGATCTTGCGGTTCGGGCTAGGTGGTCACCGGCCGATGAGTCAGACGGAGGTAGCCGCGACGCTCGCGCTGACGGCGGTCGACGTCGGCCGGATGGAGTCCACCGCGATGAGTCGGCTCGAGAAGCCCGACGTTGCCGACGTGCTGGCGAACCTGCTGTAG